The nucleotide window AGTTTACGCCATGTGAAGACGCGAGTGGCCCCAGGCCACCTTCGAAGCCTCCACCGATGGCTTTGAATTTCCACTCATCACCGTGACGATACACTTCACCAAAAATCATAGCTGTTTCGACAGAGTAATCCTCGGACAGATCATAGCGAGCGAGTTCTTTTTCACCATCTTGGTTGATTACGCGCATAAACGCATTGGCTACTTGCCCAAAGTTCTGTTTCCGCAACGCTGCATCGTGAATGGTCACGGCAAATACTAGCTTTTTGACATCTGCGGGCACGGAACCAAGGTTCACCTTAACCTGCTCGTCGTCACCTTCGCCTTCGCCGCTGCGGTTATCACCAGTGTGCTCGATCGATCCGTCCGGGCTTGTGGCATTATTATAAAAGATAAAGTGTTTGTCCGAGATGACCTTGCCATCTTCGCCACAGACAAATACTGAAGCGTCTAGATCAAATTCTGCTCCGTCAGTGACGCGCGGATCCCATCCAAGTCCAATTGTGACCTTGCTAAGTCCCGGCGCTTCCTTGCTTAGGGACACATTTCCGCCCTTTTTCAGTGATACAGCCATTTTGATTTCCTTATATGAAGTTAAGTAGAGTACTCGACGAAATTTGTGTTGAAGCGGTTGATGCTACTGTGCAGTCCACAATCAGCTGATATTCACGGCGTACTGAGCGCACATCGCGGCCAATCCACCGCTATATCCCTGTCCAACTGCACGGAATTTCCACTCGCCGTTATTCCGGTAAAGCTCTCCAAAGACCATCGCGGTTTCGGTTGAGTAGTCTTCGGTCAAGTCATATCTCACGACTTCCTTCCCCGTCTTATCATTCACAACACGAATAAAGGCGTTCGATACCTGTCCAAAAGACTGACGCCGCGCCTCAAAGTCGTGGATCGTGACTGTAATTGCAACAGTTTGCACCGCGTCTGGAATCTTGCTCAGATCAACCTTCAATGCCTCATCGTCGCCATCGCCTTCTCCGGTTCGATTATCGCCTGTGTGTTCAACAGAGCCGCATGCTGACTTCATTTGCCCGTAGAAGATAAAATCTGAATCGCCTCTGACCTTCCCTG belongs to Bacteroidota bacterium and includes:
- a CDS encoding TerD family protein, whose protein sequence is MAVSLKKGGNVSLSKEAPGLSKVTIGLGWDPRVTDGAEFDLDASVFVCGEDGKVISDKHFIFYNNATSPDGSIEHTGDNRSGEGEGDDEQVKVNLGSVPADVKKLVFAVTIHDAALRKQNFGQVANAFMRVINQDGEKELARYDLSEDYSVETAMIFGEVYRHGDEWKFKAIGGGFEGGLGPLASSHGVN
- a CDS encoding TerD family protein, with protein sequence MALTLSKGQNLSLTKTEPGLTNVLIGLGWDERQTDGNEFDLDASAFMLSTSGKVRGDSDFIFYGQMKSACGSVEHTGDNRTGEGDGDDEALKVDLSKIPDAVQTVAITVTIHDFEARRQSFGQVSNAFIRVVNDKTGKEVVRYDLTEDYSTETAMVFGELYRNNGEWKFRAVGQGYSGGLAAMCAQYAVNIS